From the Halalkalicoccus sp. CGA53 genome, one window contains:
- a CDS encoding cold-shock protein, producing the protein MAKGKVDFFNDTGGYGFISTDDADDDVFFHMEDVGGPDLEEGTEVEFDIEQAPKGPRATNVQRQ; encoded by the coding sequence ATGGCGAAAGGCAAGGTTGATTTCTTCAACGACACAGGCGGCTACGGTTTCATCTCGACGGACGACGCGGACGACGACGTGTTCTTCCACATGGAAGACGTGGGCGGCCCCGACCTCGAAGAGGGAACGGAAGTAGAGTTCGACATCGAGCAGGCCCCGAAGGGCCCGCGCGCGACGAACGTCCAGCGCCAGTAG
- a CDS encoding NAD(P)/FAD-dependent oxidoreductase yields the protein MDDETEDVLIVGGGVAGLTAGIFTARAGIDTLIVDDGESILRRNAHLENYPGFPMGIDPRLFLEMTRAQAEGAGCSFHEGRITQLDDGEGFTAVCEDGTTLEATYVIVASWSDSSYLEALDVDLDRRGNKGFVETDADGRTTPEGLYAAGRMAKEYHQTVIAAGHGASVALTLIHDSDVHFYNDWVVPEGYFTDRGIDVPPGIEEIDDDERRARAETAREAMCEWLAEAHDEEPTPHPSLADD from the coding sequence ATGGACGACGAGACGGAGGACGTGCTGATCGTCGGTGGCGGCGTCGCGGGGCTCACCGCAGGTATTTTCACCGCGCGCGCGGGGATCGACACGCTGATCGTGGACGACGGCGAGTCGATCCTCCGCCGGAACGCCCACCTGGAGAACTACCCCGGCTTCCCGATGGGGATCGACCCGCGGCTCTTCCTCGAGATGACCCGCGCGCAGGCCGAGGGGGCGGGCTGTTCGTTCCACGAGGGTCGGATCACCCAGCTCGACGACGGGGAGGGGTTCACCGCGGTCTGCGAGGACGGGACGACGCTGGAGGCGACCTACGTGATCGTCGCCTCCTGGTCGGACTCGAGCTACCTGGAGGCGCTCGACGTCGACCTCGACCGACGGGGGAACAAGGGGTTCGTCGAGACCGATGCCGACGGGAGGACGACGCCCGAGGGGCTCTACGCCGCCGGGCGCATGGCGAAGGAGTACCACCAGACGGTCATCGCGGCGGGCCACGGCGCGTCGGTCGCGCTGACGCTGATCCACGACTCTGACGTCCACTTCTACAACGACTGGGTCGTCCCCGAGGGCTACTTCACCGACCGTGGGATCGACGTTCCACCGGGAATCGAGGAGATCGACGACGACGAACGTCGGGCGCGCGCCGAAACGGCCAGGGAGGCGATGTGCGAGTGGCTCGCCGAAGCCCACGACGAGGAGCCGACGCCACACCCGAGCCTCGCCGACGACTGA
- a CDS encoding IucA/IucC family protein encodes MATGDPDRLATDAEREAFAAATYYARVHDISSPPEEAYLSLLPAARREIAHRFLTGLLRGDPDGLVDPVTVQVGGPIPEPITSVLGHSGGVECVRAVRSRVPETDRVTVCPLPENGSAVAVAVEATHGYGRARLTGDVYRCFADRRERLVHPRELIGPLVAEGAFSSDEQAARVRNELDESVANLALSRLVRSVLDDRVGDASSVLDRLSALPGADASAALERLATEGHPYHYGAKLRRGMSAVESLSYAPEFAPTIDVRFAAVRRECAMCSRSGERGLTERLFEAFDGLSGATERALPAGSGSEEYVVIPVHPWQYHHVLPERYAEQRADGRIVLVPYSHPATPLSNLRTVVPYPTDGGTALPHLKLAVDVQTTNVVRSVSPQAVANGPRVTRLLATIREREAFETLGPLDEPAAACYYEPGGVHTEGEAFDDARHLSGLLRENPVSHPLVGSERTPIAVSALSARSPTTGRPIVRDVIDRFAETEGITEGRRAASSFVERYLEVTIPDQLALLTTYGIALESHAQNSLLVVEEGRPVATLVRDFGGIRLLGERLSVHGLGLDPYPDSDLDADTEIDLYEKLYYALFQNQLATVFDAVSRSTSLSEAECWSLARSRCAETFEALAASSIPGERVERDRAALFADRATHKALTAMRLAGKCHEYVTSEVPNPLSAPGEPQF; translated from the coding sequence ATGGCAACCGGGGACCCGGATCGGCTCGCCACGGACGCCGAACGCGAGGCGTTCGCCGCAGCGACGTACTACGCCCGGGTCCACGACATCTCATCTCCCCCGGAGGAGGCGTACCTCTCCCTCCTGCCCGCTGCACGCCGGGAGATCGCCCACCGGTTTCTCACCGGGCTGCTCCGCGGTGATCCCGACGGTCTCGTGGACCCGGTCACGGTTCAGGTGGGCGGTCCGATTCCGGAACCGATCACATCGGTCCTAGGACACTCGGGTGGGGTCGAGTGCGTTCGCGCGGTTCGTTCTCGGGTACCCGAGACGGATCGGGTGACGGTGTGTCCGCTTCCCGAGAACGGATCGGCCGTCGCGGTGGCCGTCGAGGCGACTCACGGCTACGGTCGAGCGCGACTCACCGGCGACGTCTACCGCTGTTTCGCGGACCGGAGGGAACGACTCGTCCACCCGCGGGAGCTGATCGGCCCGCTCGTCGCGGAGGGCGCGTTCTCGAGCGACGAGCAGGCGGCGCGTGTTCGGAACGAACTCGACGAGAGCGTCGCGAACCTCGCGCTCTCACGGCTCGTCCGATCCGTCCTCGACGACCGTGTCGGCGACGCCTCGTCGGTCCTCGATAGACTCTCCGCGCTCCCCGGCGCCGACGCCAGCGCCGCGCTCGAACGGCTCGCGACGGAGGGGCATCCGTACCACTACGGCGCGAAGCTCCGACGCGGGATGAGCGCGGTCGAGTCCCTCTCCTACGCACCCGAGTTCGCCCCGACGATCGACGTCCGGTTCGCGGCGGTCCGACGCGAGTGTGCGATGTGCTCCCGCTCGGGCGAGCGCGGGCTCACCGAACGGCTGTTCGAGGCGTTCGACGGGCTCTCGGGGGCCACCGAGCGGGCGCTCCCTGCCGGGAGCGGTTCGGAAGAGTACGTCGTGATCCCGGTCCACCCCTGGCAGTACCACCACGTGCTGCCGGAGCGATACGCGGAGCAGCGTGCGGACGGCAGGATCGTCCTCGTCCCCTACAGCCACCCGGCGACGCCGCTCTCGAACCTCCGGACGGTCGTCCCGTACCCGACCGACGGGGGGACAGCCCTCCCGCACCTCAAACTCGCGGTCGACGTCCAGACGACGAACGTCGTCCGATCGGTCTCGCCACAGGCGGTCGCGAACGGCCCGCGGGTGACGAGGCTGCTCGCGACGATCCGGGAGCGGGAGGCGTTCGAGACGCTTGGACCCCTCGACGAACCCGCCGCGGCGTGCTACTACGAGCCGGGTGGGGTCCACACCGAGGGGGAGGCGTTCGACGACGCCCGCCACCTCTCGGGGCTGCTCCGGGAGAACCCCGTCTCGCACCCCCTGGTCGGTTCGGAGCGGACGCCGATCGCCGTCTCGGCGCTCTCGGCCCGATCACCCACGACCGGCCGCCCGATCGTCCGGGACGTGATCGACCGGTTCGCCGAGACAGAGGGGATAACGGAGGGGAGACGCGCGGCCTCGTCGTTCGTCGAGCGTTATCTCGAGGTGACGATCCCCGACCAGCTCGCGCTCCTCACGACCTACGGGATCGCCCTCGAGTCACACGCACAGAACTCGCTCCTCGTGGTCGAGGAGGGCCGACCGGTCGCGACCCTGGTTCGTGATTTCGGCGGGATCCGCCTCCTCGGAGAGCGCCTCTCCGTACACGGTCTCGGACTCGATCCGTATCCCGACTCGGATCTCGACGCCGACACCGAAATCGACCTCTACGAGAAGCTCTACTACGCGCTCTTTCAGAACCAGCTCGCGACCGTCTTCGACGCGGTTTCGCGGTCGACGTCGCTCTCGGAGGCCGAGTGCTGGTCCCTCGCCCGTTCGCGGTGTGCGGAGACGTTCGAGGCGCTCGCGGCCTCGTCGATACCCGGAGAGCGAGTCGAACGAGATCGGGCGGCGCTGTTCGCCGATCGCGCGACGCACAAGGCGCTGACGGCGATGCGGCTCGCGGGAAAGTGCCACGAGTACGTCACGAGCGAGGTCCCGAACCCGCTCTCGGCTCCCGGGGAGCCACAGTTTTAA
- a CDS encoding type II toxin-antitoxin system RatA family toxin: MDEVEVSTVIRLPPEEVYEFIVDFPRYARYSKHLTDVRQHGDGTPGTRYDLRFAWWKLSYTAHSEVTETEPPHRLDWKLVKDLNAHGYWAIEPAPEEAPADGEASRLSLRVDFDPETANSDTLGLPRFVSMGWVIDKAKPLIVEEAQRVVERIVADLEGERRDVELTIHRTPDSI; this comes from the coding sequence GTGGACGAAGTCGAAGTGAGCACGGTGATCAGACTCCCCCCGGAGGAGGTCTACGAGTTCATCGTCGACTTCCCCCGGTACGCCCGCTACTCGAAGCACCTGACCGACGTCAGACAGCACGGCGACGGCACCCCCGGCACCCGCTACGACCTCCGCTTCGCGTGGTGGAAGCTCTCCTACACGGCCCACTCGGAGGTGACGGAGACGGAGCCGCCACACCGCCTCGACTGGAAGCTCGTGAAGGACCTGAACGCCCACGGCTACTGGGCGATAGAGCCGGCACCCGAGGAGGCCCCCGCCGACGGCGAGGCCTCACGGCTCAGCTTGCGAGTCGACTTCGACCCGGAGACGGCGAACTCGGACACGCTCGGCCTCCCCAGGTTCGTCTCGATGGGCTGGGTGATAGACAAGGCGAAACCGCTGATCGTCGAGGAGGCCCAGCGCGTCGTCGAACGGATCGTCGCCGATCTGGAGGGCGAACGACGCGACGTGGAGCTGACGATCCACCGCACGCCGGACTCGATCTAA
- a CDS encoding halocyanin domain-containing protein — MTEETERFSRRTFLIATGAGAAAGAGATPAAAQEDDEEEAEEEENGEEEEGEENGEEEEEGDDGEEADGDVEPDWPSEVEEAPNFDGTTDQRGEDEVQVTVGAGDEGLSFDPPAIWIDEGATVVWEWSGAGGAHNVSTIDGDHDFESDTTDEEGFTFEETFEESGITAYECTPHAAQSMFGGVAVGDDIDTVEAEGEAEAAGGGGGVPLPDSARALGVATVVAAGSTLGLAYVFMKYGGDYEER; from the coding sequence ATGACCGAGGAGACCGAGCGTTTCTCGCGCCGGACGTTCCTGATCGCGACCGGAGCCGGGGCCGCGGCCGGAGCGGGAGCGACGCCGGCGGCCGCACAGGAGGACGACGAAGAGGAGGCCGAGGAGGAAGAGAACGGAGAGGAGGAAGAGGGAGAGGAGAACGGCGAGGAAGAGGAGGAGGGTGACGACGGCGAGGAGGCAGACGGCGATGTCGAGCCGGACTGGCCGAGCGAGGTCGAGGAGGCGCCGAACTTCGACGGGACGACCGACCAACGGGGTGAGGACGAGGTGCAGGTGACGGTCGGTGCGGGCGACGAGGGGCTCTCGTTCGATCCGCCGGCGATCTGGATCGACGAGGGCGCGACGGTCGTCTGGGAGTGGTCCGGCGCGGGCGGGGCTCACAACGTCTCGACGATCGACGGCGATCACGACTTCGAGAGCGACACGACCGACGAGGAGGGGTTCACGTTCGAGGAGACGTTCGAGGAGAGCGGGATCACGGCCTACGAGTGTACGCCCCACGCCGCACAGAGCATGTTCGGCGGGGTCGCCGTCGGCGACGACATCGACACCGTGGAAGCCGAGGGCGAGGCGGAAGCGGCCGGCGGTGGGGGCGGCGTTCCGCTCCCCGATTCGGCGCGGGCGCTCGGCGTGGCGACCGTCGTCGCCGCGGGCTCGACGCTCGGCCTCGCCTACGTCTTCATGAAGTACGGCGGTGACTACGAGGAACGGTAG
- a CDS encoding M42 family metallopeptidase, translating to MKLTPGFDFELLTDLTETPGVPGYEDDVRALVEDALSPEVDEIRTDAMGNVVGTVHGVENPDYEVTVAAHMDEIGFMVSHVSEEGFVSVDPLGGFDPRVLKAQRVRIHAEDGSLPGVIGSPPPHTLDDEDLEKKPKTEDVRIDLGLDGEAVSDLVSPGDLVTMEQGTEIVGETVTGKALDDRASVLATIEAARRIGDPDVTVHFAATVQEEVGLRGARALGVDIDSDLAIALDVTVANDVPGFEAGKYVTELGEGAAIKLKDSSVITNPKVNRRLREVAEREGIAHQFEILPAGGTDTAGFQTPGGATPVGAISIPTRYLHTVTEMAHLADIEATIDLLSAFLGSETGDHEYRL from the coding sequence ATGAAGCTCACTCCAGGCTTCGATTTCGAGTTGCTCACCGATCTGACGGAGACGCCCGGCGTCCCGGGCTACGAGGACGACGTCCGGGCGCTGGTCGAGGACGCGCTCTCGCCCGAGGTCGACGAGATCCGGACCGACGCGATGGGCAACGTCGTTGGGACGGTTCACGGTGTCGAGAACCCCGACTACGAGGTGACGGTCGCGGCGCACATGGACGAGATCGGGTTCATGGTGAGCCACGTCTCCGAGGAGGGGTTCGTCTCGGTCGATCCGCTGGGCGGGTTCGATCCACGGGTGCTGAAGGCCCAGCGCGTGCGGATCCACGCGGAGGACGGCTCGCTCCCGGGCGTGATCGGCTCGCCGCCACCGCACACGCTGGACGACGAGGACCTGGAGAAGAAGCCGAAGACCGAGGACGTCCGGATCGACCTCGGACTCGACGGCGAGGCGGTCTCCGACCTCGTCTCCCCGGGCGACCTGGTGACGATGGAACAAGGGACGGAGATCGTCGGCGAGACGGTGACGGGGAAGGCGCTCGACGACCGCGCGAGCGTGCTCGCGACGATCGAGGCTGCCCGACGGATCGGCGACCCCGACGTGACCGTACACTTCGCCGCGACGGTCCAGGAGGAGGTCGGGTTGCGCGGGGCGCGGGCGCTCGGGGTGGACATCGACTCCGACCTCGCGATCGCGCTCGACGTGACCGTGGCGAACGACGTCCCCGGCTTCGAGGCGGGGAAGTACGTCACCGAACTCGGCGAGGGTGCGGCGATCAAGCTGAAGGACTCGAGCGTGATCACGAACCCGAAGGTGAACCGCAGGCTCCGCGAGGTCGCAGAGCGCGAGGGGATCGCCCACCAGTTCGAGATCCTCCCGGCCGGCGGGACGGACACGGCGGGCTTCCAGACGCCCGGTGGGGCGACGCCGGTCGGCGCCATCTCGATCCCGACGCGGTATCTCCACACGGTGACGGAGATGGCTCACCTCGCCGATATCGAGGCGACCATCGACCTGCTCTCGGCGTTCCTCGGGAGCGAGACGGGCGATCACGAGTACCGCCTCTGA
- a CDS encoding polyprenyl synthetase family protein, protein MREVLAEWQPIVDAAIEELLPREIDEAYLERYFGPASHRYDSVALQAALADPIWDLLDRGGKRWRAVVTLLLIDGFGADPHEYLPYACIPEILHNGTIIVDDVEDGATKRRGETALHHRFGTDVALNAGNAMYFLPLKVVSANPAGLNAETRLSIFEMLMYELNRTHLGQGMDIYWHNTADAEVSEAEYLEMCACKTGCLGRIVARLAAILTGQPEETEREVAKYAEEMSIAFQIGDDILDIESTIAEDGVFGKAYGNDIREGKRTLIAIHAAANAPAADRERLMEILQASENTREEIDEAIGLLQETGSVEYARERALAFAARAREHLAAVDLEEARAEELSAFTRYVIEREV, encoded by the coding sequence ATGCGAGAGGTGCTGGCGGAGTGGCAGCCGATCGTCGACGCAGCCATCGAGGAGCTGTTGCCGCGGGAGATCGACGAGGCGTACCTCGAGCGCTACTTCGGCCCGGCGAGTCACCGCTACGACTCGGTAGCGCTCCAGGCGGCGCTCGCCGACCCGATCTGGGACCTGCTGGACCGGGGCGGAAAGCGCTGGCGGGCGGTCGTCACGCTCCTCCTGATCGACGGCTTCGGCGCCGACCCACACGAGTACCTCCCCTACGCCTGCATCCCGGAGATCCTCCACAACGGGACGATCATCGTCGACGACGTCGAGGACGGCGCGACGAAGCGCCGGGGCGAGACCGCCCTCCACCACCGGTTCGGGACCGACGTCGCGCTCAACGCGGGCAACGCGATGTACTTCCTCCCACTGAAGGTCGTGAGCGCGAACCCCGCCGGACTGAACGCCGAGACGCGACTCTCGATCTTCGAGATGCTGATGTACGAACTGAACCGCACCCACCTCGGCCAGGGGATGGACATCTACTGGCACAACACGGCCGACGCCGAGGTGAGCGAGGCGGAGTATCTCGAGATGTGTGCGTGCAAGACGGGCTGTCTCGGCCGGATCGTCGCCCGCCTCGCCGCGATCCTCACCGGCCAGCCCGAGGAGACCGAACGGGAGGTCGCGAAGTACGCAGAGGAGATGTCGATCGCGTTCCAGATCGGCGACGACATCCTCGACATCGAGAGCACGATCGCCGAGGACGGCGTGTTCGGGAAGGCCTACGGAAACGACATCCGCGAGGGAAAGCGGACGCTGATCGCGATCCACGCCGCGGCGAACGCCCCGGCGGCCGATCGGGAGCGACTGATGGAGATCCTCCAGGCGAGCGAGAACACGCGCGAGGAGATCGACGAAGCGATCGGGCTGCTCCAGGAGACGGGGAGCGTCGAGTACGCCAGAGAGCGCGCGCTCGCGTTCGCCGCACGCGCCCGCGAGCACCTCGCGGCGGTCGACCTGGAGGAGGCCCGGGCCGAGGAGCTCTCTGCGTTCACACGCTACGTGATCGAGCGCGAGGTGTAG
- a CDS encoding MTH865 family protein codes for MVDRDELRQQFHDAFSGADYPVKNQMDLVPALPNGPATRFDSGDFSMTAMELATKLGGHQEFPYEDPDSLVDDVMDALDEQGEI; via the coding sequence ATGGTCGACAGAGACGAACTCCGCCAGCAGTTCCACGACGCGTTCTCCGGCGCCGACTACCCGGTGAAGAACCAGATGGACCTCGTCCCGGCGCTGCCGAACGGCCCGGCGACGCGATTCGATTCCGGCGACTTCTCGATGACCGCGATGGAGCTCGCGACGAAACTCGGCGGCCACCAGGAGTTCCCGTACGAGGACCCCGACAGCCTCGTCGACGACGTGATGGACGCCCTTGACGAGCAGGGCGAGATCTAG
- a CDS encoding MFS transporter → MRAFFAMPREELLFGLLVASIHAGQHLFLRLFPPLIPILVVDLDASLWQLGLLVSVYMFAGGLFQAPMGVLSDRYDRQYLLVPAFVAMGIGYLVFVLAPTAGALLPELTLWGQTFDGSYQVMALGMFTAGVGYSAIHPVGYPLISANVAPENKGKVLGMWGSASKVGDAGAPLLVGVFILLFTWESILVGVSLFGFAFALALLVVFGSGRYETRPPSNDEEGSEGADVDWRSSPRSFLFPMAAVVLSFFFILFAGNGLMTYTPVFVSDVYGYSLSVAGVDLAPASVANFYFGLLLISGALSQLVVGGVTDVYDHRTVLVTLLGVSAVGLLGLAALPLSPLLLAGAFVLLGVTLFGLNPARDALISDITPAAYEGRTFGYIWTLALVGSSVYPVVIGYIADTMGLRTSFGVLAVGAVGGLLCIAALFSPRVYRESRHGTAEA, encoded by the coding sequence ATGCGTGCGTTCTTCGCGATGCCGCGAGAGGAGCTCCTCTTCGGCCTCCTCGTCGCCTCGATCCATGCCGGCCAGCACCTCTTTCTCAGGCTCTTTCCCCCGCTCATCCCGATACTCGTCGTCGATCTGGACGCCTCGCTCTGGCAGCTCGGCCTGCTCGTCTCCGTCTACATGTTCGCGGGCGGGCTCTTCCAGGCACCGATGGGCGTCCTCTCCGACCGGTACGACCGCCAGTATCTCCTGGTTCCTGCCTTCGTCGCGATGGGGATCGGCTACCTCGTATTCGTCCTCGCGCCGACCGCCGGCGCGCTGCTGCCGGAGCTCACGCTCTGGGGGCAGACGTTCGACGGCTCGTACCAGGTGATGGCGCTCGGGATGTTCACCGCGGGCGTCGGCTACAGCGCGATCCACCCCGTCGGCTACCCGCTCATCTCCGCGAACGTCGCCCCCGAGAACAAGGGGAAGGTGCTCGGGATGTGGGGCTCCGCCTCGAAGGTCGGTGACGCCGGCGCGCCGCTGCTCGTCGGCGTGTTCATCCTGCTGTTCACCTGGGAGTCGATTCTCGTCGGCGTCAGCCTCTTCGGCTTCGCGTTCGCCCTTGCCCTCCTCGTCGTCTTCGGCTCCGGACGGTACGAGACCCGCCCGCCGTCGAACGACGAGGAGGGTTCGGAGGGGGCGGACGTCGACTGGCGCTCCTCTCCCCGGAGCTTCCTCTTCCCGATGGCCGCGGTCGTCCTGAGCTTCTTCTTCATCCTCTTCGCCGGCAACGGGCTGATGACCTACACTCCCGTGTTCGTCTCCGACGTCTACGGCTACTCGCTGTCGGTCGCCGGCGTTGACCTCGCACCCGCGTCGGTCGCCAACTTCTACTTCGGGCTGTTGCTGATCAGCGGGGCGCTCTCCCAGCTCGTCGTCGGGGGCGTGACCGACGTCTACGACCACCGGACCGTGCTCGTGACGCTGCTCGGCGTCTCGGCCGTCGGTCTGCTCGGTCTCGCGGCGCTTCCCCTCTCCCCGCTCTTGCTCGCGGGCGCGTTCGTCCTCCTCGGGGTCACGCTGTTCGGGCTGAACCCCGCTCGCGACGCGCTGATCAGCGACATCACCCCCGCGGCGTACGAGGGCCGGACGTTCGGCTACATCTGGACGCTCGCGCTCGTCGGCAGTTCCGTCTACCCCGTCGTCATCGGCTACATCGCCGACACGATGGGGTTGCGCACGAGCTTCGGCGTGCTCGCGGTCGGTGCTGTCGGCGGACTCCTCTGTATCGCGGCGCTGTTCAGCCCCCGCGTCTACCGGGAGTCGAGACACGGGACGGCCGAGGCGTAG
- a CDS encoding M28 family peptidase, whose translation MTQWIGETFTSDAGWTLLTELVDIGNRMAGSEGEDEAADRVEEALSAAGARNVRSEAFDIQGWERGSSEIRAGETAQNCIALPRSPSEEASGELVDLGYGLPADFEEAEIEGKVVMCRSDIPNYYDRYIHRREKYYYAVSGGAAAFVYRNHVEGCLPPTGSVGTAEDPIGDVPAVGVSTEVGARLARRFEGEEISVTVDAEIDDATSRNVHAELGPETEKRVLVTSHLDAHDIAEGAMDNGAGTAMVVEIANALASREDDLDTRVEFVAYGAEEVGLDGSNYHAERTDHDSIKAILNNDGVVRGRTLEFTTHGFEELGEAAERVGERFSHPVQTKPTMGPHSDHWPFVTWGVPGYHVMSDTGELGRGWGHTFADTLDKVEVRTLREQAVLLTDLVVDLASEGFSVEHKTPEEIAGALEDERQAEGMRVIGDWPYES comes from the coding sequence ATGACGCAGTGGATCGGAGAGACGTTCACCAGCGACGCGGGATGGACTCTCCTCACCGAACTCGTCGACATCGGGAACCGGATGGCAGGGAGCGAGGGCGAAGACGAGGCGGCCGATCGGGTCGAGGAGGCGCTCTCGGCGGCGGGTGCCCGAAACGTCCGCAGCGAGGCGTTCGACATCCAGGGCTGGGAACGTGGATCGAGCGAGATTCGGGCAGGGGAGACGGCCCAGAACTGTATCGCCCTCCCACGCAGCCCCAGCGAGGAGGCGTCGGGCGAGCTGGTCGACCTGGGCTACGGTCTCCCTGCCGACTTCGAGGAGGCGGAGATCGAGGGGAAGGTGGTGATGTGTCGAAGCGACATCCCGAACTACTACGACCGCTACATCCACCGACGAGAGAAGTACTACTACGCGGTCTCCGGCGGTGCGGCGGCGTTCGTCTACAGGAACCACGTCGAAGGCTGTCTCCCACCCACCGGGAGCGTCGGCACCGCCGAGGACCCGATCGGGGACGTCCCGGCGGTCGGCGTGAGCACCGAGGTCGGCGCTCGGCTCGCCCGCCGGTTCGAGGGCGAGGAGATCTCGGTGACGGTCGACGCGGAGATCGACGACGCGACGAGCCGGAACGTCCACGCCGAACTGGGTCCGGAGACGGAGAAGCGGGTGCTCGTGACGAGCCACCTCGACGCTCACGACATCGCCGAAGGCGCCATGGACAACGGTGCCGGGACGGCGATGGTCGTCGAGATCGCGAACGCGCTCGCGTCGCGCGAAGACGACCTGGACACCCGCGTCGAGTTCGTCGCCTACGGCGCGGAGGAGGTCGGTCTCGACGGCTCGAACTACCACGCCGAGCGGACCGACCACGACTCGATCAAGGCGATCCTGAACAACGACGGCGTCGTCCGGGGCCGGACCCTCGAGTTCACCACCCACGGGTTCGAGGAGCTGGGTGAGGCCGCAGAACGCGTCGGAGAGCGCTTTTCCCACCCGGTGCAGACGAAGCCGACGATGGGGCCACACAGCGATCACTGGCCCTTCGTCACCTGGGGCGTTCCGGGCTACCACGTGATGAGCGACACGGGCGAACTCGGCCGCGGGTGGGGTCACACGTTCGCCGACACGCTCGACAAGGTGGAGGTCCGCACGCTGCGAGAGCAGGCGGTCCTCCTGACGGACCTCGTCGTGGACCTCGCGAGCGAGGGGTTCTCCGTCGAGCACAAGACACCAGAGGAGATCGCCGGGGCACTGGAGGACGAGCGCCAAGCCGAGGGGATGAGGGTGATCGGCGACTGGCCGTACGAGTCATAG